Genomic DNA from Ilyobacter polytropus DSM 2926:
CTGCCCCTATACCCACGAGATCCTGTTCAGCTATCCCTACATTTACAAATCTATCTGAAAACTCCTTCTGAAAAAGTATTGCTTTTGTTGAATCCTGAAGGTCTGCAGAAAGTGCGACTATTTTATTGTTTTTCTTTCCCAGCTCTAAAAGAGTTTCTCCGAAAGCATCTCTTGTAGCTTTTTCCATATATTTATCAACTCCTTAATCTTTAGAATTATCAAGCTGCAGCAGTGCCTCTAGATACTGGTCTGTATTAGGTGCTTTTCCATGCCAGTTGTTGTCATATTCCATAAAGTCTATTCCTTTTCCCTTGACAGTATTTGCAATTATCACAGTAGGCCTTCCCTTCTCCACCATGAAATCATCTAGAGCCCTGAATATGTCATCAAAATCATGACCGTCTATCTCAATTACATTCCAGTTGAAGCTCTTCCACCTTTCTCCTAGAGGTTCTAGGTTTTTTATTTCATTTACAAAACCGTTTTCCTGAACCTTGTTATAATCGATAATTGCACATAAATTTGAAAGTTTATGATGACCTGCACTCATAGCAGCTTCCCATACACTTCCCTCTTGTATCTCTCCGTCACCCATAAGCACAAATACATTATAGCTGCTTTTTTTTAGATTTGATGCCAGAGCCATTCCAACTCCCACAGAAAGACCCATTCCCAGTGATCCTGTAGAAAGCTCAACTCCCGGTATGTTTCTGTAAGCATGTCCCTGAAGCATCTTACCAAATTTTCTAAATCCAGATAGTTCTTCCTTTGGAAAAAAACCTGCATCTGACAAAACTGTATAGAGAACAGGAGTGGCATGCCCTTTAGACATTATAAATCTATCTCGTTCCTCCCATTTTGGATTTTTAGGATCATATTTCATCCTCTCTTTATAAAGGGCTAAGAGTATTTCCACTGCAGACAGAGATCCACCTGGATGACCCGATTGTGCCTCATATATAACTTTTAATATATCTTTCCTTATTTCCACTGATTTACGTTGAAGTTCTTTTATATCCATTAAAACACCTCCCCTATAGATATTCAAAGGAGGCAAAGGTTTCCTTCTTTCATTTTTTATATCCTTCAATAAAAAAACCTGCCTTTCGGCAGGAATATAACTTATATTTTAAAACTTTGTGAAAAGATTTTTTATAAGGGATTCCTTAAACTGATCATGGGAAATTTTAAGGCCCAACTCTTTTCTAAGGTTCTCTATTTTTTCAAAACTCAAGTATTTTTCATCAATTGTACTTTCAAGCCTTATCTCCTCTAAGTCCTCCTCAGAAAATTCATTTATAGCATTTAAAAATATCTCACCGTAATTTTTAAACTTTTGATTCCCAACACCTCTGACCTTTAACATCTCCCATCTATTTTTAGGTTTTTTCTCTCCCATCTCAATAAGAGTAGCATCTGAAAACACAATATAAGGGGCGATATCCTCCTTCTGGGCTATTTTTTTTCTCAGATCATTAAGTTTTTCAAATAAAGGATCTTCATAATAATCAAAACTGATAACTTCATTTTTCTTTCTTAAGATTCCGTCTTCTCCCTTTAGCACAGAAAAAGATTTTTCATTTAATCGAAGCACTGGATAACTTCCAGCACTCTGATCTAAATACCCTTCAGAAGTAAGATAATTTATAAACTCTTCTAGTTCATCTTTTTTATAGTGTCTCAGAAGTCCGAAGGTAGATAGCTTGTCTAAATCCTTCCTCTCAATCTTTTTATCCTTCTCACCCATCAAAATTTTTGTAATGGTAAAGCCCCCTAGGCTTCCCTTTACCCTTCCTATACAGGACAGTATCTTCTGGGCATCTACAGTTAGATCCACAACATCTGTTGCCACATGGCAGTTTTGACAACTCCCACAATAATTTTTTATCCTTTTATCACCAAAATATTTCAATATATATTCTCTCAGACAGGTATTTATCGATGCGTAGTTTACCATGGCGTCGAGTTTTTTCATCCTCTCTTTTTTCATCTTAGTTTCTAGTTCTTCATTCATATCTATAAAATACTCTTGAGTTCCCACATCTTCCTCATTATACAGAAGAATACACTCTCCTGGAGCTCCGTCACGTCCTGCACGCCCTGCCTCTTGATAATAACTCTCAAGATCTCTTGGAATATTTCTGTGAATGACAAACCTTACATTGGACTTATCTATTCCCATACCAAAGGCATTGGTAGCTATCATTACCCTTATTTCATCTTTCAGAAACTTTTCCTGAAAATCCTTTCTTTCGCTTTCTGACAAACCTGCATGATATTTCCCTACACTAAATGATTTTATTCTGAGATAGCTGTATAGATGGTCTACCTCTTTTCTTGTAGAAGCGTATATTATTCCGGGTTTTCTTCTGTTTCTTTCCAGGTAATCTATTATATATTTTTCAGGATCTTCACCCTTTTCCACATAAAATGAGAGATTTCCCCTGTCAAAACCGTCTACATAAGCTAGGGGATTTTTTAAATTTAACTTGTCTACTATATCTTCTCTGACTTTTGGGGTTGCAGTGGCTGTAAAAGCTGCTACCTGAATATTTCTCTCTAGAGCCTCTATAAATTTGGGTATCTCAAGATAACTTTTTCTAAAGTCGTGTCCCCATTGGGAGATACAATGGGCTTCATCTACGGCTATAAAAGATATATCGACACTCTTCATAAGATTAATAAACTTTGGACTTAATAGCCTTTCGGGAGCTAAATAAAGAATCTTTGTCCTTCCGACCCTTATATTCCTCATAGTCTTTATAAATTCCTCTTTCGAAAGAGAAGAGTTTACAAATGCTGCTGATATCCCAAGGTTATTAAGGGTATCTACCTGATCTTTCATTAACGATATAAGCGGAGATACCACTAAAGTTATGCCTTTAAACATAAGTCCAGGTATCTGATAACATATAGACTTTCCTCCTCCAGTTGGCATTACAGCAAGAATATCCCTTTTCATAAGAACACCCTTTACAACCTTCTCCTGACCGTATCTAAAGGAGTCGTATCCATATGTATTTTTTAAAATTCTCCTCGCTTTTCCCAGCATTTTATACCTCTTTTTTTTTCTTTATACTAAAATTATAACAAATATGCTGATAATTTAACAATTAAAAATTATATCAGAGTCCTATAAATGATTTTATAGTTTTCTGATTTTGGCATAAACAGTTAAAATCATCCTAAGTCGCACTTATAATATAATATTTTATATTTTGAAGATATATACATTTTTCAATTACAAACCAAACGAATAAATAAAAAATAGATAAAAAACTGAATTTATTTTAGTTTTATTTTTTTTACAAAAATAGTATACTTTATCTTTAGAGAAATTTTAAATAAACCGATTAAAGGACAGGGTGCACTTATAAAATGAAAAAATTTAAAAAAATATATGTAGAAATAACAAATATATGTAATTTAAGCTGTCATTTCTGCCCTAAGAGTAAAAGAAAACTCGAATACATGAAACTTGATTCTTTTGGGAAAATTCTTCGTGAGATAAAACCTTTTACAGATTATATCTATCTTCATGTAAAGGGAGAACCTCTCTTACACCCTCAGTTAGAGGAGTTTCTAGACCTAGCTTATGTCTATGGATTCAAGGTTAATATCACGACTAACGGGTCATTTATAAAGGGTACAGGGGATAAATTATTAACAAAACCAGCACTTCGTCAGATAAATTTTTCTCTACACAGTTTTGGTGAGAATCCAGAAAATATTCATAAAAATAATTATCTCCGAGACATTTTATTTTTTTCCAAAAAAACTCTGGAAAAAACTGATATCATAATATCTCTAAGACTATGGAACTTCAATAAAAAGATTAAGGATGAAACTCAAAAGGGAAATAATGAAATCCTTCAAATATTAGAAAAAGAATTCAAACTAGACTATAAGATCTCTGATATCCTAAATCCTGGAAGAGGTGTTAAAATTTCTGATAAACTCTACCTGAATTCAGACTACCAATTCAAGTGGCCAGATAAAGATGATATCTATGAAGATGCAACAGGCTTCTGTTATGGTATGAGAACACATACCGCTATATTAGTTGACGGTACTGTTGTTCCCTGCTGTCTTGATGGTGAAGGAAGTATAAATCTCGGGAATATATTTAATGATAGTTTTAACAATATAATTAACAGCAACAGATCCAAGGCTATTTACAGTGGTTTTTCAGAAAAAACAGCTGTAGAGAAACTCTGTAAAAAATGTCAGTTCAAAATCTGATCTTCATAGAAAATTAAGATAGAAAAATCAGGCAGTGTATCAAAGATACACTGCCTGATATGTTATGTTATAAACTTCTATACAATATCTTCCTCAGATTTTTTAACCTTTTCAGATTTTTTAAATCTATTTTTTAGTTTTTCACTAGCTCCCATAATTATTATATAAAATACCGGAACAAAGAATATTAGTAGTAGTGTTGCAGAAAGCATCCCTCCTGCAGTGGCAGTACCTAGCGACCGACGACTTTCCGCTCCTGCTCCTGTTGCATAGGTCAGAGGTAAAACTCCCAATATAAATGTAAATGCTGTCATCAGTATAGGTCTGAACCTCAAACGGGAAGCTTCAAGGGCTGACTCAACGATAGACATTCCAGAATTGCTTTCCTCTTTTGCAAACTCAGATATCAAAATGGCAGTCTTACATGTCATGGCTATGAGAAGCACGATACCCAACTGGGTATATACATTGACATCCATCTGTCTTACTGACAAGGCAACAACTGTCCCTAAAACAGCTAAGGGAACAGTTAAAACAATGGTGAGAGGAAGAGTCCAGCTCTCATACTGAGCACATAGTACAAGATAGACAAACAGCACTGCCAAACCAAAAATAAACACTATATTTCCTTCGGCGGCCTTTTCCTGATATGACATCCCTGTCCATTCAAATCCCATGGAAGAAGGCAGATTTTCCTTAGCAAGTTCTTCCATAATCTGCATCGCTTCTCCTGAACTTGTGAAACCGGCACCTTGTCCGCTTATACTTGCTGAAGGATACATATTATACCTCGTGATAATCTGAGGACCTACAGCCTCTTCTACAGAAAGAACTGTTCCCATGGGTACCATCTCGCCTTTCTCATTACGCACTTCTAGTTTTTTTATATCTTCAGCTGTTGCTCTGTAGTCAGCACTGGCTTGGGCTCTAACTTGGTAATTACGCCCAAACTGGTTAAAGTCATTGACATATGTAGAACCCAAATTCCCCTGTAGAGTATTAAATATATTAGACAGAGGTATTTTCAAAGTTTTAGCCTGTGTTCTGTCTAAAACGGTTAATAGTTGTGGTACGTTAGCTCTGTAAGTACTATAAACCCTTGTGAGTTTAGATTGTGAATTTGCATTCATAACTATATTCTGAACTGCTTTTTCCAAGTTTGCAGATCCGGCACTGGATCTGTCTTGTACTTGCATCTGGAAACCTCCGGCATTTCCCAGGCCTCTTATTGGTGGAGGTGTAAATACCAGAATTCTGGCTTCTTGAATATCACTTATACTTTTAGATACTTCACCCATAATTTTATCCATGCTGAGTCCAGCCTTTTTACGCTCTTCCCAAGGTTTAAAAACTAACCAGAAAGCAGCATTGTTTGAAGCTGCTGCTCCGTCCATAATAGAATATCCTGAAATGGCTATTCTGTTTTCAAGACCTTCTACCTTTTCTAGACGTTTGGTAATTATATCTACAACAGCCTTGGTTCTAGTAAGAGACGCAGCATCTGGAAGCTGTACATTTATCATGGCGTATCCTAAATCCTCTTTTGGGACGAATCCCTTTGGAAGAGAGTCATATCTCCAAAATACTCCCAATGTTAGAATTATAAAAGCTAGTATCATAATTGCTCCACGTCTTACGACAGAGGTTAGAATTCTTGCATAACCCTTCTGAGTTTTGGAAAAGGCTGAATTAAATGCTCTTGTGAATATATTATGTTTTCTGTTAGGATTCTTTGGTCTTAAAAATATTGCACACAAGGCCGGACTCAAAGTAAGCGCATTTATAGAACTAAATATTGTTGCAGTGGCTATAGTAAGTGCAAACTGTCTGTAAAGTTGTCCTGTTATTCCCCCTAGAAATGCTGTGGGAATAAAAACTGACAGTAAAACAAGAGTTGTAGCAATTACCGGACCGGTTATTTCTTCCATGGCTTTTATAGCAGCATCACGAGGTTCAAGATTATTCTCATCTATATTCCTTACAGCGTTCTCTACAACTATTATCGCATCGTCTACTACTATACCTATCGCCAAAACCAATCCGAAGAGTGATAATGTATTTATACTTACCCCTAAGGCAGCCATTACTGCAAATGTACCTATAAGTGATACAGGAATAGCAATTGTTGGTATCAGAGTAGCCCTCCAGTCTTCAAGAAATAAAAGAATAGTCAGAAAAACTAAGATTACTGATATAAAAAGTGTTTCAATTACTTCATTTATTGAAGACTTTACAAATGTCGTTGTATCAAATGGGATATTAGCTTTCATTCCCTGAGGGAACTTTTGACTTAATTCATCAAGTTTTGCTTTTACACCTTCTGCTACCTTTAAGGCATTGGCTTCTGGCTGCAGAAATACTGCTATGGCTGCTGAAGGTTGGCCATTGAGTTGGTTAGATATATTGTAACTCTGTGATCCAAGTTCAACTCTTGCTATATCTCTGACTCTTATCATTCCTCCGTCAGGTGTTGTTTTAACTATAATATTCTCAAATTCTTCTGTACTGTTTAATTTACCTCTCATATTTACAGTAAACTGAAAATCCTGATCCACAGGTGACGGTTCCTGACCGATCTGACCTGCTGCTACCTGGGTATTTTGTTCTCTGACAGCATTTACAACATCAGTACTAGTAAGTCCTCTCGCTTTCAGCTTGTCAGGATATAGCCATATTCTCATACTGTAGTCCCCGGCACCAAAGACAGTTATACCACCTACACCTTTTATTCTAGACAGCTCATCTTTTATATTAAGAGTAGCATAGTTACTCAGAAAAAGATCGTCATGCATAGAATTTTCTGATGTGAGGCTGGCAAAAAGTAGTATATTTGAAGATCTTTTTTCTGTAGTTACTCCCTGACGCTGAACCTCTTCAGGTAAGGAAGACAAGGCTTGAGATACTCGATTTTGAACTAGGTTTTGGGCCACGTCCATATCTGTCCCAACCTCAAAGGTAACACTCAGTGAATACTGTCCACTGTTAGAACTGTTACTAGACATATAAATCATGTTTTCAACTCCGTTGACCTCTCCCTCTATAGGCTGAGCCACGGTACGTGATATAGTCTCTGCATTGGCCCCTGGATAAACTGCCGATACCTGTATTGTTGGGGGAGCAATTTCCGGATACTGCGCTACTGGAAGAGATTTCATCGTCACAAGTCCAGCAATAACTATTACAATTGATATAACTCCTGCAAAAATAGGACGCTTTATAAAGAATTTACTAAACATTATTTATTCCTCCTAAATAGATTGATTTTCCGTTTTAGGACTTTTATTTTCTGAGTTTTCTTCATCTATAGGAGAAACTTCACGTCCTGGATAAGCCATCTGAATTCCTTTTACTATTATCCTATCATTTGGCTTTATTCCTGATTTTATTACCCTCATTCCGTCTATGAGATCTCCGATCTCAATGTGCCTGTACTCGACAATATTTTCACTGTTTACAGCTAGAAGATAATACCCTTGCTGGTCTCTTCCGACTATTTGATCTGGTACAAGAAGAGCATTTTTTATGGTTTTTTCGGGTATTTTAATATTGGCAAACATTCCAGGCAAAATACTATTTTTACTGTTTTCAAAGACCCCTCTTACCTGTATATTACCTGTTTCCGGGTTTACTCTGTTATTTATGTAGTCTATTTTCCCTTTGTGAGAAAAATCTTTATTTAATAAGCCTAAGTATATATCAGAAGAATCAGTTTCACCATTTAACAGATCAGAATCTATAATATCTCTTTCATTTACATTGAAATACACGTAGATAGACTCATCTTTTATAATAGTTGCAAGGAGAGTATTTTCTCCTGACCCTATTAGATTTCCTGCATCTACAAGATTTCTGTCGATACGTCCGCTTATAGGTGCATGTATTGTAGTATAAGACAGATCAAGCTCTGCAGTTTGCACTGCAGCTTTTGCAGATTTTATGGCAGCCTTTGCCACCTCAACATCAGCCCTTGCCTGGATAACACTTACTTCACTTACTGCACGCTCTTTATAAGCCATTTCCATTCTCTGAAAAGTTGCTTCAGCAGCATTAAGTTTTGATATTTCTATTGCCAATTGTGCTTTTGCTTCTCCAAGTTTCGCCTTATAAGGACGCTGATCTATAACAAATAGCAGATCCCCTTTCTTTACAAACGAACCGGGCTTAAACATTACTTTTTCTAAGTATCCCTCTACTCGTGGTCTTATTTCTACTGAATCCATTGCCTCAGTAATTCCAGTAAATTCCAAATAATTTGTAACATTTTTCTGTATAGGTTTATTTACTGTCACCTTAGCAGGAGGCGGCGGAGAATAAGTATTTTCTTTTTTACATCCGGTAAAAAGTGTCCCCATAATGAGAAGTGTAAAAATCAGGGTATAAATTTTTCTGTTTTTAGAATCCATATAAATGCTCCTTTTAAATTGTATTTTTAATATTTAGAATCTATTTTTGATTTTTTACAATAGAATCAGGATTCCATCCTCCACCTAGGGCTGCATAAAGACGTACAAAGTCTTCTGCACTGTCTCCTCTAGCTTGGGCTAACCTGTCTTCAGAAGTAAACTGACTTAATTGTGAATTTAAAACATTTTCAAAATCTACAAGCCCCTGTTTATAGAGGTTAAGAGAAAGCTTTACTGTTTTTTTAGATGCTTCCACTGTCTTTTCTAAATGTTTTAGACGCATACTGTCTTCTGTATATGCTGTCATTGTATTCTCCGCTTCATTTAGTGCATTAAGTACTATGCTCTCATACTGAAGAGCTTTTTGACGTACAATTGCATCCTGCACGTCGATTTGATTCAATATACTTCCCCCGGAAAATATATTCCATCTCAAAGAAGGCCCTATTGAAAAATAATTTCCTCCTGAACTAAATAAATTTCCACTTGATACTGATTGATATCCAAACGACCCAGAAAGAGAAAACTGCGGATAAAGGTCTGCCTTGGCAATACCTACACGAGCTGTTTCTACTGCTAATTGACGCTCTGCACTTCTGATGTCAGGACGTTGTCTCAGAATGTCTGCAGGGACCCCTATAGCCGCATCTGCAGGAGGCACAGGTATTGATTTTTTTTCAGACATCAACTGGTTTAGTTCTCCAGGATTTCGTCCTAGTAAAACAGCCATGGTGTTTATAGCTTCTGACAACTGTATTCTAAGAGGTGGCACAGTAGCTTCAGAACTGGCGAGAGCCTGTTCCGCCTGAGCTACTTCTAGAGCTGTGGCCAACCCATACTTAAATCTTGATTCTGTTATCCTCAAAACTTCTCTCTGAAGCTCTATATTTGAATTTGAAGCCTCTAGCCTAGCCTGATAAGTTCTTATTTTTATATAGTTAAGGGCTATTCTGGAGTTAATTGATATCCTCACATCATTTCTATCTTCCTGAACCACTTCATAATTGGCTTTGGCAGCCTCTATACTCCGCCTCACACGGCCAAAAAGATCTATCTCCCATCCAGCCTCTAAGCCCAGTGCTTTATAGGTATTTGTAGTTCCTGTATATCCAGCATTTTCACTGGTTTTTTGTCTAAGAAGGTCTCCTTCTACACCTATTGAAGGGTATCTTTCACCTGTTACCACACCCAACCTAGACCGGTATTCATCTACACGTGCCATAGCTTCTTTTAAGTCTAGGTTACTGACTGATGCTTCTTTTATGAGTTCATCTAACATGGGATCATCAAATAATTCCCACCACTGTTCAGACAACCTATTTTCATTATTAAAATTTACTGACTTTTCTCCGTTCCATTTTTCCGGTACTTTTACCTTTGGCGAGACATAGTCAGGTCCCACAGCAGTACATCCAGTAAAAACCAGTACAGCTGACAAGGTCAAGGCTGCAGGTAATTTTTTTAATCTCAGCTTTTCTTTTCCCCTCATTCTTTTCAACTCCGATATTTTAATTTTTTATCTATTCAAAATTTTTTGAAAACTAAATTTAGTTAATTTTTAACTAACTATTTTTATAAAAAAAATCAACCAAATAGTTTTATAAATAGTTTTATAAAACTATTCACTTCTTCATCTGTTAGAGAATCAAGTCTTTCCTCTGCAAATTTTTCTGCTGCCAGTTCTTTTAACTTCACTATTTTTTTGCCTTTTTCAGTAAGCTTTATGTAAAAAACTCTTTTATCTAATTCACTCTGACCCCTGTAAACACATCCAAGCGTTGTTAGTTTATTGATAATTTCAGTGACTGAAGGCTTTGTTATGTTTAATATTTCTGACAGTTCACTAGATGTCATGTTTGGAGTTTTATCAATCAAGGTCAGATAGTGAAATTGTTTTATCTGCATATCATATGAACCTAGTTCTTTAGAAGTTTCTATACTGCACTTAGACAACTCATTATAAAATTTTATTATTAGATTTGTTAACTCTTCTTTTTTATACATAAAAACCTCTTTTGAAAATTTTGTTAGTTTCAAACTAAATAAATTAAAGATTATCACTTTTAATTTAGCATGTCAAACTTTTTATAAAAAAGGTCCGTAACCTGCCAAACACAGGAAACGAACCCTTAATAATTAATCTTATAAAATTTTATTCAACCATTTTCTTTATGTCATTTGCAATAAACTGGGCTTTTGCTCCAAATATCGCCTGAACTCCGTTTTTACCAACCTTTAATACTCCAGCTGCCCCTAACTTCTTGAGTTCTTCTTCATTTACTGTAGCGGTATCTTTCACTTCCACTCTGAGTCTTGTGATACAAGCGTCTGTAGAGACTATA
This window encodes:
- a CDS encoding transketolase, producing the protein MDIKELQRKSVEIRKDILKVIYEAQSGHPGGSLSAVEILLALYKERMKYDPKNPKWEERDRFIMSKGHATPVLYTVLSDAGFFPKEELSGFRKFGKMLQGHAYRNIPGVELSTGSLGMGLSVGVGMALASNLKKSSYNVFVLMGDGEIQEGSVWEAAMSAGHHKLSNLCAIIDYNKVQENGFVNEIKNLEPLGERWKSFNWNVIEIDGHDFDDIFRALDDFMVEKGRPTVIIANTVKGKGIDFMEYDNNWHGKAPNTDQYLEALLQLDNSKD
- the recQ gene encoding DNA helicase RecQ — encoded protein: MLGKARRILKNTYGYDSFRYGQEKVVKGVLMKRDILAVMPTGGGKSICYQIPGLMFKGITLVVSPLISLMKDQVDTLNNLGISAAFVNSSLSKEEFIKTMRNIRVGRTKILYLAPERLLSPKFINLMKSVDISFIAVDEAHCISQWGHDFRKSYLEIPKFIEALERNIQVAAFTATATPKVREDIVDKLNLKNPLAYVDGFDRGNLSFYVEKGEDPEKYIIDYLERNRRKPGIIYASTRKEVDHLYSYLRIKSFSVGKYHAGLSESERKDFQEKFLKDEIRVMIATNAFGMGIDKSNVRFVIHRNIPRDLESYYQEAGRAGRDGAPGECILLYNEEDVGTQEYFIDMNEELETKMKKERMKKLDAMVNYASINTCLREYILKYFGDKRIKNYCGSCQNCHVATDVVDLTVDAQKILSCIGRVKGSLGGFTITKILMGEKDKKIERKDLDKLSTFGLLRHYKKDELEEFINYLTSEGYLDQSAGSYPVLRLNEKSFSVLKGEDGILRKKNEVISFDYYEDPLFEKLNDLRKKIAQKEDIAPYIVFSDATLIEMGEKKPKNRWEMLKVRGVGNQKFKNYGEIFLNAINEFSEEDLEEIRLESTIDEKYLSFEKIENLRKELGLKISHDQFKESLIKNLFTKF
- a CDS encoding radical SAM/SPASM domain-containing protein; translation: MKKFKKIYVEITNICNLSCHFCPKSKRKLEYMKLDSFGKILREIKPFTDYIYLHVKGEPLLHPQLEEFLDLAYVYGFKVNITTNGSFIKGTGDKLLTKPALRQINFSLHSFGENPENIHKNNYLRDILFFSKKTLEKTDIIISLRLWNFNKKIKDETQKGNNEILQILEKEFKLDYKISDILNPGRGVKISDKLYLNSDYQFKWPDKDDIYEDATGFCYGMRTHTAILVDGTVVPCCLDGEGSINLGNIFNDSFNNIINSNRSKAIYSGFSEKTAVEKLCKKCQFKI
- a CDS encoding efflux RND transporter permease subunit; amino-acid sequence: MFSKFFIKRPIFAGVISIVIVIAGLVTMKSLPVAQYPEIAPPTIQVSAVYPGANAETISRTVAQPIEGEVNGVENMIYMSSNSSNSGQYSLSVTFEVGTDMDVAQNLVQNRVSQALSSLPEEVQRQGVTTEKRSSNILLFASLTSENSMHDDLFLSNYATLNIKDELSRIKGVGGITVFGAGDYSMRIWLYPDKLKARGLTSTDVVNAVREQNTQVAAGQIGQEPSPVDQDFQFTVNMRGKLNSTEEFENIIVKTTPDGGMIRVRDIARVELGSQSYNISNQLNGQPSAAIAVFLQPEANALKVAEGVKAKLDELSQKFPQGMKANIPFDTTTFVKSSINEVIETLFISVILVFLTILLFLEDWRATLIPTIAIPVSLIGTFAVMAALGVSINTLSLFGLVLAIGIVVDDAIIVVENAVRNIDENNLEPRDAAIKAMEEITGPVIATTLVLLSVFIPTAFLGGITGQLYRQFALTIATATIFSSINALTLSPALCAIFLRPKNPNRKHNIFTRAFNSAFSKTQKGYARILTSVVRRGAIMILAFIILTLGVFWRYDSLPKGFVPKEDLGYAMINVQLPDAASLTRTKAVVDIITKRLEKVEGLENRIAISGYSIMDGAAASNNAAFWLVFKPWEERKKAGLSMDKIMGEVSKSISDIQEARILVFTPPPIRGLGNAGGFQMQVQDRSSAGSANLEKAVQNIVMNANSQSKLTRVYSTYRANVPQLLTVLDRTQAKTLKIPLSNIFNTLQGNLGSTYVNDFNQFGRNYQVRAQASADYRATAEDIKKLEVRNEKGEMVPMGTVLSVEEAVGPQIITRYNMYPSASISGQGAGFTSSGEAMQIMEELAKENLPSSMGFEWTGMSYQEKAAEGNIVFIFGLAVLFVYLVLCAQYESWTLPLTIVLTVPLAVLGTVVALSVRQMDVNVYTQLGIVLLIAMTCKTAILISEFAKEESNSGMSIVESALEASRLRFRPILMTAFTFILGVLPLTYATGAGAESRRSLGTATAGGMLSATLLLIFFVPVFYIIIMGASEKLKNRFKKSEKVKKSEEDIV
- a CDS encoding efflux RND transporter periplasmic adaptor subunit; the encoded protein is MDSKNRKIYTLIFTLLIMGTLFTGCKKENTYSPPPPAKVTVNKPIQKNVTNYLEFTGITEAMDSVEIRPRVEGYLEKVMFKPGSFVKKGDLLFVIDQRPYKAKLGEAKAQLAIEISKLNAAEATFQRMEMAYKERAVSEVSVIQARADVEVAKAAIKSAKAAVQTAELDLSYTTIHAPISGRIDRNLVDAGNLIGSGENTLLATIIKDESIYVYFNVNERDIIDSDLLNGETDSSDIYLGLLNKDFSHKGKIDYINNRVNPETGNIQVRGVFENSKNSILPGMFANIKIPEKTIKNALLVPDQIVGRDQQGYYLLAVNSENIVEYRHIEIGDLIDGMRVIKSGIKPNDRIIVKGIQMAYPGREVSPIDEENSENKSPKTENQSI
- a CDS encoding efflux transporter outer membrane subunit, whose translation is MRGKEKLRLKKLPAALTLSAVLVFTGCTAVGPDYVSPKVKVPEKWNGEKSVNFNNENRLSEQWWELFDDPMLDELIKEASVSNLDLKEAMARVDEYRSRLGVVTGERYPSIGVEGDLLRQKTSENAGYTGTTNTYKALGLEAGWEIDLFGRVRRSIEAAKANYEVVQEDRNDVRISINSRIALNYIKIRTYQARLEASNSNIELQREVLRITESRFKYGLATALEVAQAEQALASSEATVPPLRIQLSEAINTMAVLLGRNPGELNQLMSEKKSIPVPPADAAIGVPADILRQRPDIRSAERQLAVETARVGIAKADLYPQFSLSGSFGYQSVSSGNLFSSGGNYFSIGPSLRWNIFSGGSILNQIDVQDAIVRQKALQYESIVLNALNEAENTMTAYTEDSMRLKHLEKTVEASKKTVKLSLNLYKQGLVDFENVLNSQLSQFTSEDRLAQARGDSAEDFVRLYAALGGGWNPDSIVKNQK
- a CDS encoding MarR family winged helix-turn-helix transcriptional regulator, which encodes MYKKEELTNLIIKFYNELSKCSIETSKELGSYDMQIKQFHYLTLIDKTPNMTSSELSEILNITKPSVTEIINKLTTLGCVYRGQSELDKRVFYIKLTEKGKKIVKLKELAAEKFAEERLDSLTDEEVNSFIKLFIKLFG